The DNA region GGAGCGCCATGAAGATAGTGATCATGATTGGCCGCCATGTCATCGGGGAGGTCGTCGACCGACCCAATTACATCCTTCAGCCGCTCCACCCACGTATCGTTCTCGGACGTGGACGTTACTTCGACGGCCACTTCGGTGCCTTCCGGAAGGCATTGCCGATCGTCCAACACGATCACGCCGTTACGCACGTGTCCTCTGTAAGTCATTGCCTCCCCCTCTTACGGATTCAACGATTGCAGTGTCGGTTGGATGTAGAGCGCCATCATGTCCGCTTCGGAAAGCTCGGCGAGCGTGGCGGCTTTCTGGCCGGGGACGATGAGTTCGGCCGATTCGCGCGATCGGTTCTCGTAGCGCCGCGCAACGACGATGTGCCGGAATTCCTGCGGTGTGGCGAATGGCTCGAGGGTTTCGACCCAATGCCGGTTCAGGTAGTTCAGCCCTTCCGCTTCCGACGCGTACAACTCGGCCATGCGGTGGGAGGCTCCGTATTCGTGCAGGCCCTTGGTGCGCGCGGGGTCGGGCTGGCGGCAGGTGACGGTCTCGACCGCGTCCGCGAGTGCGCAAAATTTCGGTAGTTTGCCGGATCGTTCGCCCGCCTGCGCGATGACGGTTAGGTAACCGTCGGCGCAGGCCTGTGCGAACACCTCGCTGGGCGTCGTAAGCGATTCGTACACCGGGTTGTCCGCGCCCAGGACCAGAATATCCATCCCTTCGGGTAGGGCGATCTCGATTCCGGGCAGGATGCGCAGGCGGTCGCACATTTCGTTCATGGCGGCCAGTTCGCGGCTGGACCAGACCTTTCCCCGGTCGGTGAGGAATACGGCATCGTAGCCAGCGGCCTCTGCCATCTGGATGAGTTCCTTCGGGGCAATCTTGGAGCCAGGCGAGTAGCGCTCCGTTCGGCAGTGAATGTCTACCTTCATGGGCCCTTCACTTCTAGCGGCGGCGGGCCGGCGCGGCACGAGCGGTTCGCGCGCGGCCTTGCAACGCACAGCAAGTATAGCACACCTTGCGCGGCGCGTTTTTGAAGTGGATAGATTCGTGCGTGTATGCTATTGAGATAGGGCTGCGCACGTTGCTGTGCGCCATGACGCAAAATCTGTGGGAATTCGCCCGCGGGAAGGAGAATGGAATTATGTTGAAGTTCGCTCGGCTTGCGATGGTCCCGTTTTTGGTGGTGATGGCTGTTGCGCTCATCGCGGGTTGCGGTGGCGGCGACGCGGCCAAACCGGCGGACAGCGCCCCGGCGGCGGATGCGGCGAAACCCGCCGACGCGCCGAAGCCGGCGGACGAAGCGAAGCCCGCCGACGCGGCCCCCGCCCCGTCCGACGCCGCGCCATCAGACGCGACGATGGAAGAGAAGAAGCCTGAAGACGCCGCGCCTGCGTCGACGCCGGCCGACCCGGCAGCCGCGCCGGCCGCGGGCGTTGCGCTTGACGCGACGACGATAATCGGCACGAAGTGGAGCGCGGCGGGTTATGTGCTCGCGTTCCAAGAGGGCGGCGTCGTGAAAATCAACGACGACACGGAAGGCACGTGGAAGATCGATAGCAACAAGCTTTCGATCGACGCGGGCGGTACGGTGTACGAAGCAACGATCGAGGGCGACAAGATCATGTACGAAGGCGCGCCGCTCGAGAAGCTGTAGGATTCGATCACATTGAATTTCGCGTGGTCCCCGTCAGATTCGGGGGCCACGCTCTTTTTTTGGGGCGTGCGATTTCGGAGTAATGGGAACGGAGACCATTCGCGCGTCACAAATCGAACCGGACCTGGGCGATCGGATCGCGCAAACACAACGGAGGTCAGCCGCAAATCTGACATTTCAAATTAGAGACTTGAAATTCGATAGCCCGCGCGCCGTCCATTACTACCAATTGAATCCGAGCA from Candidatus Hydrogenedentota bacterium includes:
- a CDS encoding PHP domain-containing protein, with the protein product MKVDIHCRTERYSPGSKIAPKELIQMAEAAGYDAVFLTDRGKVWSSRELAAMNEMCDRLRILPGIEIALPEGMDILVLGADNPVYESLTTPSEVFAQACADGYLTVIAQAGERSGKLPKFCALADAVETVTCRQPDPARTKGLHEYGASHRMAELYASEAEGLNYLNRHWVETLEPFATPQEFRHIVVARRYENRSRESAELIVPGQKAATLAELSEADMMALYIQPTLQSLNP